GGAATTATCTCTGTCACCTCAGTGTCATCTAAATAGAAGGTACTTTTTGAATTTGCATTAGGTAAGAACAGAAAAGCAACCTGGATAAATTCTGTATTACGTGGAGGTACAATGTCAATAGCGTATTCCTTTTCAAAGGAACCATTAATAGTCTCAAAATTAACTGCCTCACCCAACAAATCATAATTGGAATCATAGAAGTATATCACAGGATGAAAGTCTTGTGTATCAAATGCTTTAACTTTGGACTTGAATTTTAGATTAGTGTCATCACCGATTGGTATATAATCTGTAATGATATAACTCCAATCTGTTGATTCATTTGTAGCATGCATCTTCATGTCGACTCTTAAACTGCTATTTCCCGAAATAGAGTTATTTCTATCTAAGATTATATTTGAAATAGGATTATCAGGATTTGACAATGCCGAAGACAACTCTTCGCCAAATAATTCAAATGGATTGGTAGCATTCTCATAATCTTCAGAATAAACAGTTTTTTGACTTGTAGGTATTAGGTCAATAGATCTGATAGGATTAGTAGTTTGGGTATCATTACCGCTATTCTCAGGAGAAAATGGTTTGTACTTGTTTTCAAAATTTAATCTAAGTGAATCAACATTATCAGGCGTATTTAGTGTGCCATTAAACATGACAGTACCAGCTGTTGTATTATTGATTTTGTTTGGAGTCATAGTCATGGTATTATTTGAAATTGTAGTATCAAATAGCGGAACTAGTATAGAATTAGTGCTGTTACCAAAACTGTCAAAGTCGGCTTGATCCATCAAATATATAATATTCATCTCACTAGTTTTATCCATAACAGCAGACATTGATTGTTCAAATTGGCTATGAGGAACTACTGCAAATGTGTTTATAGCATTAAAACCATTTACATTTTCGATGGTTAATTTGTGCGTACCTTTAGTCAAATTGCCTGACCATATTTTTTTCCATACAAACTTGTCGTTGTTGTCTGTGCCTTGAGTATTGATTTCATTTATTAAATCATCGTCTAGGAAAATCTTGATGTTTCCTCCTCTGAAATTCTCAAGATAGCGTATGAACAAGTCGTATTGATCATCCTTGTCAATTTTAATAGGTATGTCAAGTTTGACACCTGAAGCTTGTGTTATAACTATACCCTTCCCATAATCTAAATCCCAATTATCTATTCCTACTGGTTGTAAATAAGGATGGAATTCCCCATGTAATGAATCAATGGCATTGACTCTGGACCAAAAGGATAAAGGATCGTTATGAAAAGTATATTCAAAAGGTGAAACAAAGTAGTCATTAGGCATAAATGGAAATACAAGTCCTAAGAAAGATGGTTCCATGATTATGTTGTTAAAATAATTTAGAGAACTGATATTTTGTGATGGATTTTGATCCAAAAATAATACCGAAGAATTTGTGGAACTAAAGGACTTGATCTTATTAAGAAGGGATAATTTGTCTAAGCCTTGAACTACTCCAATGTTGTTGTTGGTATTCATTATATCAATGGATGATGACTGATTTTTTGGTAATTTGAAGACGTCAAAAAATCCAATGTTCTTATCATGCTGTAAATCACTCAAAGTATAAACCTTGTTCGAGAAAGACAAATCATCTTCTGATATTGTATCATTGTGATATATCAAATACGATGTACCGAAAGGATAAATGTAATTGCTGATACCTTCTTTTGTTTGATTATTTTGAATCAATTGGGTAAAATAATTATAGTAATTCTGTTGTACAGGATAAAAGATCTGATTGCTTGGAAGATCAGATTCTAGGTTATAAATTCCAGTAACACTGTGATTAAGACTCCAGTATGGCGGGTTATCAGAGTAAGGCATAAAAAAGACCTTTTGAGTATCAAGGGTAGATAAGTAGTTGTTTAAATTATCAAAATCCTCTGGCAATTTTATGGAATTATACCTTTCATCCATCGTATAGTTATAAACCGGATATGCAAAAATAGCAATACTACCAATAATAATAACAATATAGATGGATGAGACAATGATGTTTTTAGATCGATTTGAAAACAGTTTGAAAATGAAAACTGAAAATAAAGTTATGAAAAAAGAATAACTAAATGCTATCAAAAATGACCACTTATCTGGGTCTCTAAACACCCAGGCAATCTTTCCAAGTATAGGCGTAGTAAATAAAATACTAAAATAATCAATCCGAATGTTTGTTCCCATAGCCAGCACAAATCCAATTACAAAAAAAACAAACAAAATAAGAGAATATTTTATTTTTTTAACCCAAAGAATGAAAGATAGTATAGCTAATACTGGAAACAGGTAGATAGTAAATAACCACAAAGAATGCAGGATAGATGTAGGAGGCGATGGTTCATAATTGACTCCAAAATTTATCCAGTCAGCAGTGAGTGTTAAGGTGTTAAAAAAATCGTTATCCCTGCTAAGTACATCAGTTATCTCTAAATTCAAAACATATGTGGGTGCAATTAATTCAGAGGAGGAGGTGACCGAACTCAGAACATACGGTAGAATCCAGTACAGATTTACTACAACAAAAAGAGAAAATAAAGATACCAGTGTAGCTGTACTGTATAAAAGGGGCTTGAATTTCCTTTTGCTAAGATAGTAAACAAAAAATGAAAGAAAAGTAATTGTCAAAATTATTCCATAAAATATCACCATGTGTGGAGTAGATGAAGCGATGATAGAAGTTAAGGCAGCTATTATTATGTATTTAAACTTGAACCGCTGAAATGAAAAAACAAGAGATACAAAAAAGATAGGCAAAATAGAATATCCAATCCATAAGTAGTAATGATCTATTCGATTAAATGACCAGACATTATACGCATAAAAAATGCTACCAATGATCAGCGCTATACTTAACTTTAATTCAGTAATTCCTTGAATCTTATTTTTTAGCAAATAAAAAAATGAAAAATAAAATGAAAATGAACATAACGAAAAACCCAGTATAATCATTATTTTGGTAGATGCTTCAAAACTAACAGAAAATAAAGAGAGAAGAGCCCAGATTCCTATCATTGGAAATCTTGCCAAATTCTCAAAACCAGAATAGCTACCTTTATCTATCCATAGCCAAAGCCTCTCAAAGGAATGATCAGAAACTTCGAAAGAAGGAAAATCACCATTTATTATTACACCTGGTTGAACAAATAATCTAAAAGAGATAATAACAATTGGAACTAATAATACAAGAAATAAATATTTTTGAACATAATGTTTGGAGGTACCTTGGCTTAGCGAATCCTTCTTGTACATATAAATTCCAAAGTTAATGACATTGTTATTTGGTCCAATAAAAATCATTTGATCGTTATTTGACTAGATAATTGTGGAGTTGAAATTTAACTAAAGCTATTGTTACTATAATATCAGCTTCGAACTACCTGTTAACGCTAATCTAGTTTTTCAAATTTTTCCCAAAGATCCAATTTAAAATTCTCATCATCATGAATTTCGCACTCAGAAATCCAAATCAATAATATGCCAAACTTCAATCCTACTTAGATTGGATTATTTTTAAAATAAAAGCAATGTAGCAATATGAATCAATTATAGTCCTGTTCGTTCATAGAGGAAGATTTAACCTATTGTTATTCATTTCTTTGCAATAAAAAAATAGTATGGGGATTATCAAATTGTCTTTCTAGGATTCTATCAAATAAAAATTAACCAAGGTTCTGATACCTATCGAGGTTTGGAGCATAATGAACGCCCATAACAAATAGGTATTTCTTGTAGCGCTCACCAGGTAATATAATGCGATTGCAAAGGGAATTTGGAAAGGTATATCATAAAGAACCCTGACCTGTATATTCCAATATCCCAGAAAAATTGGAACAATCAAAAGAGAGAAGAAAGATAACATTAAAAGATCAGGTAATTTCCGAAGATTCAAGTAAAAAATTGAAAATAGTAATACGACTAAAAGGACAAGTCCATTTCCAAAAATTCCTCCATGTGAAATTAGAACACTTTCATAAATATTTTTTAGTAGTATAAAAAGGTTATTTACTCCGATAAATTCATTAGTTAATTTTATATCCTCTTGTACTCCACCAGAAGAACCAATCATAACATCTTTAACAACATCTATCGAAATTGTTAGTCCTATAGTAAGTAAAATCAAGAGAATCGGTCGTTTAGGAACAATCTTTAGCTTCAAAGAAATAAGAGAGAATATGAGAATGGTAATGATGTATATACTCCACGTATAGACGTGCACAAATACAAGGGTAGTAATAAGAATTACGAACAAGGCAAAATGAACCCTTTTGTAGGATTTGAGATATCGTAGTAGATAAATCAGAGATATATTTCCAAATATTAGCCCCAACCAGTTTGCATAGAATCCAGCGTATATACCAATAAGCACCTGATAAGATAATGTGGAGAAAAAAGTAACCAACAGGCTAATCTTTATATTATTTGTGATTTCCCTGGTTAGAAAATATATGACTAATGTTAGTATTGGAGATAGTATAATAGGCATGTTATCAATTGCGTCTACAGTACTAAATGGAAGAATTTTTGAAAAAATAAATATGATAAACAATGAAAGTGGTCTATCACCATGACTTTGCTGATTAAATGCATTATTCAAAAGTTCTAATGGATCATTATTTTCAAAGGATCCCGTCCAGTTCACATACCAGAAGGTATCAACCCCAACATACCTATTATCAGGATTGATAGTAGGCAGCTGGGGAATAATTGGGAGCAGTACACTGAAGGATAATATTAGAATCAAAATCAATCTTGGATCGAGTATGGATCCGGAGTCGGGCTGATAAGTAGCAAAGTTACCAATCTTTGTTGAAATGATTTTTGTGATCCGAGGTTTCTTTTTCAAGTAATTTACTACTATGTTAATGAATATAGCTATTGAAATTAAGATAACAATGAAAGGAGAGAAGCGCGAAATTATAACAAAAAAATTGTACGCGTAATCTTGTATTTGTTCTTTTAATTCCAAATAGCCAATTATCTTGAGAAATGATAAACCCAAGCTATAAGCACATAAAATTATTAATATTATTGAAAAGTAAGTACATGATAAAGTAATTGAATTAAATTTACTTAGGATCTTGACATTGTAAAAAGAATTGAGAAAATATAAGAAAAAAAAGATTGGAAATGAAGGGATGATAATCAAGTTTGGTATTACTTCATCATTAACCAAGTATGAATACAAAAATAAAGAGACAATGCAAATCGAGATAGCTATATTTAGTCTTTTCTTAAATACCAGTAAGGTAAGAACAGAAATCAAAATTCCCAAGACAAGCGTATCAAAATTCTTATCTATTATGTAAAATGAATTTACGATAGTAACATCATACATTACACGGTTTTCCAAGACGTATACATTGAGATTAAAAAAAGATGACACGAAAAATACATAGAAGAAAGCCAACAAAGCGATACAAATGGACGTAATCCGCGTAAGATACGGTTTATCTAACCCTAATTGATATAGATATAGATTCTTTAGATTTGTCACCGCTAACTCCTATGAAATATGCATGATGAATTGGAGTTATATGTATATAGTGGTCACTAGAGTTATGGGACTAAGAATTGAATTTACACAACTAAGATAAACCGTAAAACCATAATCATTTGTTTCATAAACTGTATTTCATGCTTTATTACTCAAGTAGAAACAACAAAGTAGTGTTTTTGAACGTCCTTTTTTGTACTAAATATTGTACTCATGATTTTTCAATATAGATAAATTCCACTGCAGTAACCTGAATCCTCATTAAAGATCGAGCAAAATTTCAATATTCAATCTGCCTGTCGTCCCAAAGGATTGCTATATCTATTTTGATACTTTGGTACAACTCAATATCATTTTGGATTATGCCAGCGAAAATTCATGAGTTTCAGGATTATCATTATTCTATTCTAATCAAATAATAATCTATTGAACTTGAAGTGTGAAATGTTCAATTGATAAATAATTAAATCTATTGTGTAATTAGTCCAAAACAGCTTTATTTCTGTACATCTTATGTAAAGATGTATACCATTTGTTATCCTACGATAGGTTATCCAGGAAACCAACACTTTTCAAGTCATTCACCCGTACCTCAGTCAAGCAGTTGGATGACATTTATAAAATAATGGAATCAATATCCAAAACACGAGATAAAACGCTTCTCACAATAAGAGAAATAGGGAGAAAGAGCTGTTGGGGCTGGCTGGTAGACGACGTTTCAAACTGGATGTTAAAGACAGGGTTATCTATTATCATGGTCTTGGCATATTATCGTCCATATACCTCACACATACCTATATCTTGACAGGTTTTATGTTTGACCTTGGCTTTCTAGGAGTGGAAAAATACTTTCCTCAACAATAATCATCATTACCTATCAAGGAGGAGTAAGGTTGCCAGCTAACTGCAGAACAGAAAAAGAGTACAACAAGAACCATTCTGCAAAAAGAATAGAAGTAGAACATGTCATGCCATCTGCAGAATAAAAAGGTACAGAATAATGAATGATGTGTTTAGGAATAAGTTAAGAAAGTATGATGGAGTTTCAGATATAGTTTCATGATTGGTAAACTACCAGATAATGAATACCGGTTAGATATCAATGGATGATAATGGTTAGAAGATATGATTAATCCCTGTTAATTACGCAAGAGATCTATTATATTAAACGGTAACTTGGCAATATGACCGCAATTCTGTAATATCAAGTCGGAATTCAAATAAATCGGTAATGGAAAACAAATCAAGTTTATTGAATATTTCGCTACCTGTTCATACCTTCTCCATAAAGTTATCTCTAAAGTAAAATACGGTGAATACCCCCTTAATATATGAATGAATATTTGAATATTGACAATCTTCGAGAAAATAGTACCAGAGTTGTATTTTTTATCGTTTGAGTAAGGATCTCTAATTCTTTCTAATGGAGTAAAAACGAAACCTTGTGGACTTTCTAATTTTTGCGCTTTTTATGTATTCTAGACATAAATGCCCAAACAAGATGAATCTCATCTGTTCCAGAATTTTGAATTGGCTTGGGTTGTACTACCTTTACAATCAAAAACTAGAGAATAACATGGAGATATATACCCGGGTTAGAACCTAAATGAAAGCATGTATAGAAATCAAAAAGTGATTATGTGACTATTTAGAACGCAATGTAAGAAATGAGATTTTGATATTTTGTTAATTCCAAAGAATCTACGTTCTATTTATATATAACATAGAGAATAAAATTGTTAAATTTGACTACAAATAAAGAAAGACCTGACGGCATTACCGTCATAGCGATTTTGATAATAATAGGTGGAATTTTCCTTATCACCGGCGGAATATCTCTAATGGGACTAGGTGCGGTCTTGTCTATGACATCAGAAAATATTATTCAAAGTAATGACACTTCAGGTGACCTGACACAACTTGCATCCCTGGGGACAATTCCATTAGCTATAGGTGCGGTACTGTTGATTCTTGGAATTGCATATTTAGTAGTCTCATACGGTCTGCTGAAGGCTAAAGCCTGGGCTTGGGTTATTACAATAATAGTAACCATAATTGGGCTTATTATTCAGATTATTTCAGCTATTATAGCTGGATCCATTACTTCATCAGTTTTATATGGACTAGTCAGCCACATAGTGGGCATATTCATAAGCGGAGTCATAATTTATTATATGTTTAGACCCAATGTGAAAGCTTATTATAGAAAATAATCTCCAATTTTTTTGGATACAGATTAGTCCCCATATTTTTTACTTCCCTCAAAAAACAAACAAATCAAATACTTATTATTAAACAGAATTTCATTTTAGATATGAGAAAATTCTTAGAACCATATAACGACAGAAATAGGGAAGGTAATCCAGAGAATGGCGCCACCAGAATTCAAAAGACTTCAGATAGTTCGATGCATTTACAAATTTTTTATAATGGAAGCTGGAGACATGATAACAATTGCAGAATAAAAACAAATAAAGAATGCAATATTACTGTATAGAATTTTAAATTTGTAATTTTTTCAATTTTTTCTGTTAGATCCTTCAATTGAGTTAATAGTAGTTACCTCATCTTTAAGGAATTTAACATTTTGCAACAAGAGAAAGCCAAACAAAATTTTCCTAAATTCAATTTTACGATCATCTAATTCTACCTTTCTACCTTTCTCAAACAAGGAGAAAATGGTTTACTTATTTAAATACTCTAAATCATAAATCCTTACCAATATTTTTCAAATATTTAAATTAACTTTAAATATTTGAATAGTTATATAATATATAACTAATATTTGAATTGATTCAAATATAGTTAGTAGGTATTTCATGCCCGGCGAGAAGGTTTCAAACCTGTCTTCTCGCGGGTGAATTATGTTGAAAATATAAAGAAGCTAATCCAGGACCATCTTAATTCCTGGCCGGAATGGAAATAAGGAAAAGGCTTTGTCCATTATGAAACAAATCAATAAAATTATTGATCAGATAAAGATAACCAAGGAATTCACTGCATAACATTACCTAATTTTCGGTACTATTCAACAGAATGCCCGATAACAGAATTATCTTTCATATCTATGCAACAAGGGCATTTTTGTTTAACACAGACATTTGTAACTTCATGTTTACAAATAGGACACAAACATTTTTGAAGTTCAATTTCGCCCAATTTCTTTTTCCTATCAGTTTTTAATATCAAGTAAACCCAAATTATAAATAGGAACAGTGATACGGCAAAGAAAACAAACGAGACTCTCACATTTGCCCTCAGTGCCACTAGCAATATCCCAAATAGTGCAAAGCCTATTCCACTCCAAAAAGGCCAGATTGGATAATTTTTGTTCAGATTGTAATATTTGGAATCTCACTCTTATTTAATCCCTTTTAGTTAAGTGAATAGAGATAGCGCACAGGTGTATAAATGACATAATTCTGGTTTTAATTGGTAAATCAATAAAGGATTTGGCAATTTAAATATTAGAAGGTCAATTTTAATTTATTGAACAAAACTAACTGGAAGATCATTCCCTCAGCCCTGCTCTTTTTATTAATAATTTTCATGATTACGAATCAGAATAACGCAGTTTTTGGTCAGGACGACCAATCAAATAATAATGACACTTTTAGAACAATCCCTACCAATATCTCTGGAATCACATGTGATAAGGTTGAACATTTAGTTTATCACAACCATACGAAATTAGTTATAAAAATTCAAAATGAAACTCAGAATATTCCTGCTGGAATAGGCATCATCCCAAACGATTGCATATTCTGGTTGCATACTCACGATGATTCAGGCATAATTCATGTCGAATCACCAATTAAAACCGCATTCTCCCTTGATCAGTTTTTGAAAGTATGGGATATCTTTGATAACTCTTCTTTCATTGAAAATTTTTCAAAAAATAATATGACAGCAAATGTTTCAATGATTACAGAAAACGGCTCCCAGAGTAAATTAGATAATTACAAGAATATAATTTTGGAAAATAATGCCATCATTACCGTAGACCTTGTTAATAAATCAAAAGATTGATTCTCAATAACGGGAATTTATCTTTCCTTAATCTTAGCATGAGGATAAATTTTTAATAGTCTTTGATATATTTTATACTGTCATCCTCATCTTCATCTGTTCTCCTAAGCTTCATCACAATAGTCCCACCTACTTTACTGAAAATTCTTTGTCTCCTCTTACTAGAAAAAATAAGTCCCAATATGATATCAACTGGCAATAGGAAAGATTTTCCGAAGACCTCGATGGCTATATTTATGATACTTGGTCTGCCGCCGTACAAATTTGTAGTCTTAATGTGAACAACCCTTTTTCCAATAGTCTCTCCAGTTAAAAATTCTAGAATTACCCAATAAAGAAAAAAAATGGAGCTAGCTATAATGTACTCATATGGTTGTCTGATACCCACTCCATCGTCACCGTCGATAGAAATTCCCCAAAATGGAAAAGAGTAGTCAGCTGAAAAGATGAAAAACAGGATTCCTATTATTATTGATATTATGACAAAGTCAATGAGCCAAGCTACAAATCTATCCTCCCATTTTGCTAAAACGATTTCGCGTGAATATTTCTTGTCAGATTTGTTATCACCCATATTTTTAAAGAATCAATAGTAAATTATAAAAAGTTATATATTTGATTTGATCTCGTGAGGCTTTTAGACTTTTGCAAACCACTGAGCCGATATTAATCGAATATGCCATGGGGCGTTGTATTCAACTGTTTATATGATGGTGTAATGATATCCCTTCCGAGTTCATGTGACTAGATCTTAAATAATGAAGGTCGAATCCGTGTAAAAAAGCAAATAATCAAAATCATGTAAAAATTCAATTTGTCGACATCGACTAACTCAAGAATTCAAATGCATTGAACCTTTATTTATTAGGATAAAATCAAAAATAATTCGGTAGCATTAGGATTTTGAACTACAAGGTCTGTGAATCAGGTACATCATAAACAAAGACTCTACCATGTATATCTGCATGTGCCTTTAGTGCTTCTACAATTGCGCTAGCTTTTGAATCATCTATTACGATAGTTTCGACTCGTGTACGACGGACAAATTCAGGTGTATATTTTTCTCCAGTTTTATAGCCCTGTACAATCCTTTCTTTAGCTTCCCTTTCAAGGTGGCCCTGTCCCATAACATCAAAGTATGTAATAGCATCTACTTGGTTGTCGAATAGGACTTGTTTAACTGCATTAAAATTATTCTCCTTAACATAAATAATCAATCCTTTCATGAGTTTGTTTTGAGTCTGATTTATATAAATATAAGCAGGTAAAAACCATTTATTAATTATTTGCGCACGCTTTTGTCATAAGAAAATCGCAAATGCATTACTAGAGATCATATCCATTCCATCATTTACTCAAACTTATACTACTAATCTATGCTATACAGTAAATTGATAGTCATATTTCATGATTCGATAGTTCAACATAATGATAATATTATTTTATCATCGTGAATTTTTTGGATGTCGCTTTTTTCACTAGCTGACTGTAATTCATTAAAATAATTATTCCAGGTAATCTTCAAGATTATTGCCATGTATTAGACTCCTAGTCTTGGTACCCGAAGCATCGAATCATATGACGTTATTGTATATTTTGACGATAATTTTATCATGTTTTAAGTCCTGGCGTGATTAATCTGCAACTATATAATCGGTTTCTCCATTGTTTGGCAATTTAGATATCTTTAAATAGTCAATTGTATACCAACAGTTGTAATTGTATACCAATAGTTGTAATATGATTATAACCATTAAATCTTTTTATTCTAGATATAATATTATCCTTCTATCAAAATTGAATTTAACTGTTGTATATATATTAGAACTATCAAGTAGTTATATAAAAATTAAAATTGCATTAAATTGTATTATAAGGTTCTTCAAAATACAGAGTCATCACGTTAGGCATATTTTTTAGGTCTTTTGACATGAACAGGATTACAAATCATAGAAAAACATTTTTAGATATTCTTATTGAACTGAAAGAAAATCAAATAACCAGTATTGTCCCCACCTTTCGTCCATTAGTGGGTTATCTTTACAATGATATCAGCGTTGAGAATTTAGAATCGCAAATAAATATACTTGAAGAACTCTATAGACTTGGGATCTGTTATAGAGAAATTAAAGTGTCTACTCTTCAATGTGAGATCTGTCAATGTAATGAATTTATCCCACATCTCTCTTGCTCATTATGTTCGTCAACTCAAATAATTAAACATACAGGCATAAAACATGACATATGCGGGACTACGAATTTTAAGGATAAATATTTAAGATTTAATGGTGACTTAATATGCCCAAAATGTAATCTCAAACTAAATGCTGTGGGAGTTGATTATTCTGTAATAGAAACACTGTATAAATGCCTTCGATGCAAATCCTTTGTTTCAGAAGGAAGGTGGATTAATAGATGTCGTAGATGTATGAATACAACCAGTAAAAATAACATACAACTTCTAGAATTGTTTGGCTATGTTGTTGATCTTGATAAAGTGACTGAATTTATTCAATCCCATGATTTATTGCTTTATGTAGACTATGCCTTAAAAAAAGCCAATATAAAATCCACACTGAAACACAGTATAAAAGGTATTTCTAAACTTGATCATACCTTCTCAATTGTCGTATCTAATAATAGTTCACACAATATTGTTATTGATATCATCAATTTCGAAAATAACTCTGACATGACTAAATTCAATGTTTTAAATTTTGTAACAAAATGCTCTGATATCAAAGCTATACAAAAAATCTTGATTTCTATACCCAGTTTAAATGAAGAACTTAGAACATTGTGCTTTAATCACGGGATAACCGTTCTAATGGCTAAAGATAAAGAAGAAGCTGTATTTGAACTAATTAAGATGATTAGTAACGTATTTATGGTAAACTTACATGAATCGTAGTCACTATTCCATATTCGCCTTGATCACAGCTTATGCAGGTATATTGCTAATTATTTTTGGTCTCGCGTTTCTTTTAAAATTATACCTCCCATTACTCATTGGGTTAATGGTGGGAGGATGTTATATGATGTATGTTCATTTTATCCATAAGAATGAAAACAAATTCTCTGTAATTATGGGGAAAAAAAATTCTGGTTATCTTGTATTGTTCTGTTTAATTTTTTTTCCAGTAATCGGAACAATCATTATTGCAGGTTGTTATTTGCATCAAACAATTAATCAAGAGATTCTTTGCATACTTTTTGCTGAAGGTATTCTATTTGGAGCAATACCCACCTTGTTCTCAATACCATTTATACTTAAAAATGAGTTGTTCTATAAATCCGACCAAAAGTCTTACTCCCTTCCACCATTGATAACTATAATTGTTCCTGCATATAATGAAGAATTAAATATAAAGTGGACTATTGAATCGGTAAAACAAACGACTTATCCTAATAAACAGATAATAATTGTAGATGATGGATCTAACGATAATACCCACGTTGAAGCACAAAAAGCATTGCAAAACTATCCTTCAGAACGATGTTTAGTATTGAAAAAACCTAATGGAGGTAAGGCCTCAGCGTTAGATTTCGGATTAGAATATGCTAAAGGAGAGATCATAGTTACCATTGATAGTGACTCAATAGTAAATAGGAACGCATTTGATGAGATGGTAAATCTTCTTCAAAATCCGGATGTCTCTGCAATTGCTGGCAACCCTCGAGTGTTGAATCGGGTAAATATCATTACAAACTGTCAACAACTTGAATACTCTGTAGGAAATTTATTTAAGCGACTACAAAGCATTCTTGGAACAGTAATGGTTATACCAGGTGTGCTAGGTGCATTTAAAAATGATAAATTGATAGAAAGGGGTAAATATACTTCTGATACTTTGGCAGAAGACTTTGATGCTACAATTAAAATCCTTAAATCGCGCAAAACAATTCTCCTAAGTTCTGATTCTATTGTTTATACACAGACCCCTTCTGATCTAAAAAATCTATACAAACAAAGAATAAGATGGGATCGGGGAACATTGCAGACATTTGTCAAACATAAAAATATACTAAGTTACTCAAGATATGGATTACTTTCTAGTTTTTCCTATCCCATTCTATTGTTACTATTCGTGGCAGCACCCTTATTTGACATACTATTGATCGCTCTTGTAATAATCTTGAGCTTTACTTCGCTTTCGTGGAATATAATTCCGCTTCTTGTCAGCG
This Candidatus Nitrosocosmicus oleophilus DNA region includes the following protein-coding sequences:
- a CDS encoding glycosyltransferase family 2 protein, encoding MGKKNSGYLVLFCLIFFPVIGTIIIAGCYLHQTINQEILCILFAEGILFGAIPTLFSIPFILKNELFYKSDQKSYSLPPLITIIVPAYNEELNIKWTIESVKQTTYPNKQIIIVDDGSNDNTHVEAQKALQNYPSERCLVLKKPNGGKASALDFGLEYAKGEIIVTIDSDSIVNRNAFDEMVNLLQNPDVSAIAGNPRVLNRVNIITNCQQLEYSVGNLFKRLQSILGTVMVIPGVLGAFKNDKLIERGKYTSDTLAEDFDATIKILKSRKTILLSSDSIVYTQTPSDLKNLYKQRIRWDRGTLQTFVKHKNILSYSRYGLLSSFSYPILLLLFVAAPLFDILLIALVIILSFTSLSWNIIPLLVSGFFAIPVLIALISLVLDKVDWKIAIYAPLMIFGYRQLLAAIRIKSIVDVLVIKKNFCWTSVKRTKHLGGTT
- a CDS encoding RDD family protein produces the protein MGDNKSDKKYSREIVLAKWEDRFVAWLIDFVIISIIIGILFFIFSADYSFPFWGISIDGDDGVGIRQPYEYIIASSIFFLYWVILEFLTGETIGKRVVHIKTTNLYGGRPSIINIAIEVFGKSFLLPVDIILGLIFSSKRRQRIFSKVGGTIVMKLRRTDEDEDDSIKYIKDY
- a CDS encoding P-II family nitrogen regulator produces the protein MKGLIIYVKENNFNAVKQVLFDNQVDAITYFDVMGQGHLEREAKERIVQGYKTGEKYTPEFVRRTRVETIVIDDSKASAIVEALKAHADIHGRVFVYDVPDSQTL